In Mycoplasma suis str. Illinois, a single window of DNA contains:
- the rplW gene encoding 50S ribosomal protein L23 — MEVIDVIREIYYYQKGHHYRSSKSYKIVFLVDRRANKVMIKKAFKTMFGVQPEKVNTQNRHPQPARIMPKSRKNFTKAKKIAFIYLKKEDFEKLRQLFAMETIPEEFQSMASTLESEVAEAAAAAAAEVEAQNNSEGEIKAEDAAKEIQVEEVGDPVEIKKEEEEKKE; from the coding sequence ATGGAAGTAATAGACGTAATAAGAGAGATCTATTATTACCAAAAGGGGCACCACTATAGATCTAGTAAAAGTTACAAGATAGTGTTCTTAGTAGATAGAAGAGCTAATAAAGTAATGATTAAGAAAGCTTTTAAGACTATGTTTGGAGTTCAACCTGAAAAAGTAAATACTCAAAATAGACATCCACAACCTGCAAGAATAATGCCTAAAAGTAGAAAGAACTTTACAAAAGCTAAAAAAATAGCTTTTATATATCTAAAGAAAGAAGATTTTGAAAAGCTAAGACAATTGTTTGCTATGGAAACAATTCCAGAAGAATTTCAATCAATGGCTTCAACTCTTGAAAGTGAAGTGGCAGAAGCAGCTGCTGCAGCAGCGGCTGAAGTTGAAGCTCAAAATAATTCTGAAGGAGAAATAAAGGCTGAAGATGCAGCTAAGGAAATTCAAGTTGAAGAAGTGGGAGATCCTGTAGAAATAAAAAAGGAAGAAGAAGAAAAGAAAGAATAA